One Jeotgalibaca porci genomic region harbors:
- a CDS encoding ArsR/SmtB family transcription factor, with product MKNIDLDVCKTTIIHAEKVDQVQTELKDKDFADLLVLSKCLGDSSRIKILYALATYKEMCVCDLAAIINASMASTSHHLRFLKKNGVTVSYQEGKMVYYSLANEEIVTFIRSVLRVGEDLQLIS from the coding sequence ATGAAAAATATAGATTTGGACGTTTGTAAAACGACGATTATTCATGCAGAAAAAGTTGACCAGGTTCAAACGGAACTGAAAGATAAAGATTTTGCGGATTTATTAGTATTGAGCAAGTGTCTAGGGGATTCTTCAAGGATAAAGATTTTATATGCACTCGCTACTTATAAAGAGATGTGCGTATGCGATTTAGCCGCAATCATTAATGCCAGTATGGCGTCAACTTCTCACCACTTGCGCTTCTTGAAGAAAAACGGTGTCACAGTATCGTATCAAGAAGGGAAGATGGTTTACTATTCGCTGGCCAACGAAGAAATAGTGACTTTTATTCGCTCGGTCTTAAGAGTGGGAGAAGACTTGCAACTTATATCTTAG